One window from the genome of Salvia miltiorrhiza cultivar Shanhuang (shh) chromosome 7, IMPLAD_Smil_shh, whole genome shotgun sequence encodes:
- the LOC130991835 gene encoding protein DETOXIFICATION 55 has translation MAATHNKKRLTLIEVIEELKNIVDIGFPVLVMGILSYLKNMISVACIGRLGSLELAGGALAIGFTNITGYSVLYGLAMGMEPLCSQAFGSKNFTMVSHTLQRTIILLLFASIPIGFLWIYLEPLLLWLNQEPEVVRVASLYCHSAIPDLIINSLLHPLRIYIRSKGTTWPLLWCTLVATILHFPIAIFFTFHQHLGIQGIAISTFIANLNILLLLLGYMKCSHEEKIHLFKFTATPSNKPGFTSLWEEWRMLLRLAIPTCLGVCLEWWWYELMTLLSGYLYKPQVALATSAIVIQTTSLMYTLPSALSAAISTRVGNELGAGRPHKACLATVVAIALAFLLSVFGFLLTTLGREAWGRIFTNDSEILELTVAVLPIIGLCELANCPQTTCCGALRGSARPSIGAAINFCSFYMMGAPVAVALAFFWNLGFMGLCYGLLAAQVVCVLSILSVINRTDWESESLRANDLVGVSNEYVQADLLVKCEERVIAF, from the exons ATGGCAGCAACACACAACAAAAAAAGGCTGACACTGATAGAG GTGATAGAGGAACTGAAGAATATAGTTGACATTGGATTTCCGGTATTGGTTATGGGCATATTAAGTTACCTGAAAAACATGATTTCAGTAGCATGCATAGGAAGGCTAGGAAGCTTGGAGCTGGCAGGAGGTGCACTAGCCATCGGCTTCACCAACATTACAGGTTACTCTGTGCTTTATGGCCTTGCCATGGGAATGGAACCACTCTGCAGCCAAGCTTTTGGATCCAAAAACTTCACCATGGTGTCTCACACCCTACAGAGAACAATAATTTTGCTGCTGTTTGCATCTATACCCATTGGGTTTCTTTGGATATATCTTGAGCCTCTCTTATTATGGCTCAATCAAGAACCAGAAGTAGTACGTGTTGCTAGCCTTTACTGCCACTCTGCGATTCCTGATCTTATCATTAACAGCCTACTTCATCCTCTACGTATCTACATACGCAGCAAAGGGACAACATGGCCACTGCTGTGGTGCACTCTGGTGGCAACAATACTACATTTTCCCATCGCTATCTTCTTTACTTTCCATCAACACCTTGGCATCCAGGGGATTGCAATTTCCACATTTATTGCCAACCTTAACATCTTGCTACTTCTTTTAGGCTATATGAAATGTTCTCATGAAGAGAAGATTCATTTGTTTAAATTCACAGCAACACCTTCAAACAAGCCAGGCTTTACCTCACTTTGGGAGGAATGGAGAATGTTGCTTCGACTAGCAATTCCTACTTGCCTGGGTGTTTGTTTGGAATGGTGGTGGTACGAGTTGATGACACTTCTATCTGGATACCTCTACAAACCCCAAGTTGCACTTGCAACATCAGCTATCGTAATACAAACCACATCTCTTATGTACACATTGCCTTCAGCACTTAGTGCAGCTATTTCTACTAGAGTGGGAAATGAACTTGGAGCAGGCAGGCCACACAAGGCATGCTTAGCAACTGTAGTAGCCATAGCATTGGCATTTCTCTTATCAGTATTTGGATTTCTATTGACTACATTGGGTAGAGAAGCATGGGGCAGGATCTTCACCAATGATAGTGAAATTCTTGAGCTGACAGTGGCAGTCCTGCCCATTATTGGACTATGTGAGCTGGCCAATTGTCCACAAACCACTTGTTGCGGGGCTCTCCGAGGAAGTGCTAGGCCTAGCATTGGTGCAGCTATAAACTTTTGTTCATTCTACATGATGGGAGCACCTGTGGCAGTAGCTTTGGCCTTTTTTTGGAATCTCGGGTTCATGGGCCTTTGTTATGGGCTTTTAGCAGCTCAGGTCGTATGCGTATTGTCGATTTTATCAGTAATTAATAGAACAGATTGGGAGAGTGAATCACTGCGGGCGAATGACTTGGTTGGTGTAAGCAATGAATATGTGCAAGCAgatttattagtaaaatgtgagGAAAGAGTAATTGCCTTTTAA